A region from the Armatimonadota bacterium genome encodes:
- a CDS encoding aldo/keto reductase, which translates to MEMTTLGRTGFRVSRMGLGCGGHSRLGTRTPDNEENAVRIVREALDLGVNFIDTAEAYGTEEVVGRAIAGVPRDQVILSTKVGAAWDDHEVTPSELRERLDGCLRRLGTEYVDVFHLHGVRVEEYAHALTLVPTLLDLKQAGKIRAIGITEAFIPEPSHAMLAPAVAKDDCWDVVMVGFSLLNQSAARTVLPHTMAKGIGTLCMFAVRRALSNASALRELMAGLVESGQVDLGVDDSLGFLVADGVASSLLEAAYRFCLHEPGLDVILSGTGNIEHLRANVRSLSLPPLPNEVVERLRRLFGRVDSVSGN; encoded by the coding sequence ATGGAGATGACGACGCTTGGCCGGACGGGATTTCGCGTTTCGCGTATGGGGCTGGGGTGCGGCGGACATAGCCGCCTCGGGACTCGGACGCCGGACAACGAGGAGAACGCGGTTCGGATCGTGCGGGAGGCGTTGGACCTCGGCGTCAACTTCATCGACACGGCGGAGGCGTATGGAACGGAAGAAGTGGTGGGTCGAGCGATTGCCGGGGTGCCTCGCGACCAGGTCATTTTATCGACCAAGGTTGGGGCGGCTTGGGACGACCACGAGGTGACGCCGAGCGAGCTTCGGGAGCGGTTGGATGGATGCTTGCGGCGGCTGGGGACGGAGTACGTGGACGTGTTTCATCTGCACGGGGTTCGGGTGGAGGAGTACGCCCACGCGCTGACCTTGGTACCGACGCTCCTGGATTTGAAGCAGGCGGGCAAGATTCGGGCGATCGGAATTACGGAGGCGTTTATTCCCGAGCCGAGCCATGCGATGCTGGCTCCGGCGGTGGCGAAGGACGACTGCTGGGACGTGGTGATGGTCGGGTTTAGCCTGTTGAACCAGTCGGCAGCGCGGACGGTGTTGCCGCACACGATGGCGAAGGGGATCGGGACGCTGTGCATGTTTGCGGTTCGGCGGGCGCTGAGCAATGCGTCGGCTTTGCGTGAGCTGATGGCAGGGTTGGTCGAGTCGGGGCAGGTCGATTTGGGTGTCGATGATTCGTTAGGATTCCTGGTGGCAGACGGGGTGGCGTCGAGCCTGCTGGAAGCGGCGTATCGGTTCTGTTTGCACGAGCCGGGGTTGGATGTGATTTTGTCGGGCACGGGGAATATCGAGCATTTGCGGGCGAATGTTCGGTCGCTGTCGCTGCCGCCGTTGCCGAATGAGGTGGTGGAGAGGTTGCGGCGGTTGTTTGGGCGAGTGGATTCGGTTTCGGGGAATTAG